The Halorubrum salinarum genome segment ACCGGGTAGCGGTGCTCGCGGAGCGCCCGCTTCAGCGGGCCGAACGTCACGGCGGGGGCCGGCTCGTGCGCCTCCGAGTCGTGGTCCGCGTTGTCACCGCTCATGCGGTCCGGATCCACGGGGAGGGCTATAATACCTCGGGAGCGCCCGCGTCCCTGGTCTCGCCGCGAGCGCCCGTCGGACGCGGCGTCGGCGGTGACCGCCGCCTATACCACGCCGCGCGCCGAGGTGCGGGTATGCGCCTCAGCGAGGTCACGTGGACCGACGTCCGCGACGCCGACGTCGACGTCGCGTTCCTCCCGGTCGGCAGCACGGAACAGCACGGGCCGCACGCCCCGCTCGGTACCGACGCCCTGAACGCCGTCGCGGTCGCCGAGGCGGGCGCCGACGCATACGAGCGACCGGGGTCGGACGAATCCGCCGACGCGGAGCGCGGGGAGGTCGCGGTCGCGCCGCCGGTCCCGGTCGGCGTCGCCGAGGAACACCGCGCGTTCGACGGGACGATGTGGGTCTCGCCGGAGACGTTCCGGGCGTACGTCCGCGAGTCCGCCGAGTCGCTGGTCTCGCACGGGGTCGACCGCGTCGTGTTCGTCAACGGTCACGGGGGGAACGTCGAGGCGCTCGCGGAGGTCGCCAGGCGGTTCTCGCGCGACGGCGCCCACGCGGGGTACGGCGTCGCGTTCACCTGGTTCGAGGCGGTCGGCGACCACGCGAGCGACATGGGCCACGCCGGCCCGCTGGAGACGGCGCTGCTGCGCGCGACGAACCCGGACCTGGTCCGGGAGGAGCGCGTCGACGAGGCGGGCGCGGGCGCCGCCGACCGGTGGGGCGAGTGGGTCGCCGGGGTGAACCTCGCGCACGACTCCGACGAGTTCACCGACAACGGCGTCGTCGGCGACCCGCGGGCGGGCGACGCGGAGCGGGGGCGGGAACTGCTCGACCGCGCGAGCGCGTCGCTCGCCGAGCTGGCGGCGGCGGTGGTCGAGCGAGAGACCTGAGGAAGCGACGGGCGCTACTCCTCGTCGGCCGCGTCCTGGAGCGCGCCGCGGATCGCGGGGACGGTGCCGGTGAGGGAGGCCACCTCGTCGGCCGCGCTCTCGATGTCGCCGACGAGCGACTCCAGCTCCTCTATCTCCGCCTTCAGGTCGTCGGCGTCCTCGAAGGCGTCGGCGCGCTCGCCGAGGACGTACGCCTTCTTCGCCGAGCGCACGCTGTCGACCGCGTCGCCTGCGTCGAGCGCGGACTTCAGCCCGTTGAGCGCGCCGAGGACGTTGTCCGCGTCCGTCTCCCACACCGCGTCCGGATCGGGGAGCTGGTCGCGCGCCGCCGCGAGGTGCTCTTCGACCTCCGCGCGGGTCTCCTCGGCCGCCTCGCCGAACAGGTCGTCGTCGTCGAACGTGGACTGAGCCATGTCCGGACCGTCGTGCCCGCACCTTTTAAAAACGCGCCCGAAAGCGGAAGTGAAACCGACCGCGAGGACGGATCCGGC includes the following:
- a CDS encoding creatininase family protein, giving the protein MRLSEVTWTDVRDADVDVAFLPVGSTEQHGPHAPLGTDALNAVAVAEAGADAYERPGSDESADAERGEVAVAPPVPVGVAEEHRAFDGTMWVSPETFRAYVRESAESLVSHGVDRVVFVNGHGGNVEALAEVARRFSRDGAHAGYGVAFTWFEAVGDHASDMGHAGPLETALLRATNPDLVREERVDEAGAGAADRWGEWVAGVNLAHDSDEFTDNGVVGDPRAGDAERGRELLDRASASLAELAAAVVERET
- a CDS encoding DUF5790 family protein, producing MAQSTFDDDDLFGEAAEETRAEVEEHLAAARDQLPDPDAVWETDADNVLGALNGLKSALDAGDAVDSVRSAKKAYVLGERADAFEDADDLKAEIEELESLVGDIESAADEVASLTGTVPAIRGALQDAADEE